aaaataaaaattgttttcattttgcaaagaatcAGACATTCGCTCACTGGGttgtgtatactgcctatcgcatagcaaaccgagagcatacacaatagctcaaagtttctaaacgatcgtatacacacgcgcgatttactaaacgattgcataggtTTTACTATATAATCGTCTAGTTTTTTCCTATGTGATCGCGCGCCTgagcgtttactaaatgattgtctatacgatcttGCACCTTTTACTACTCTATCGTCTACctttacctaaatgatcaagtattgtctatatgatagacacccaatatctcctacttgcttggttgtggTAAACGATTGCCTctttctccttccctctaccaaatgcAATAAatcccacacctcctagattctcactctaagaataccgagggttctaagtggtggtgtcttccttgCTGCCGAGTTCGTGAGGAGtccgttcgtgggtagacgacagcaatttggtggacgatagctTGGACGATcttagcgagagcgagaggtgcAGTCCGtttgacgagagcgagatttcagTGAAGAAGTGTTCctcaactggtatgtatcttctctctttgttgtttaaaattcaaaacatgcttgtaattagttgttaaatgcataactagcctgtttaattatgaatgcgttaattctgtcacaatgaatttggaatgattttgcTTCCGcttagaggtactctttgacaagagttccttcataaagATAATGTAAAGGTCCTAGTCTATATAGGAACTCTCGTTCTTGAAGAAAGTGTAGACTAAAATGtaggttttctttttcaaatcatGGATTGTTGCTCTATCAATGATTTTCACACCTTGTATATTCTCAAAATAGTTGGAAGGTGATCAAAATCCATATTCCTTGAAACCCTAGTTGATTTCAGAATCGAAGAACGGCTGGACATCGAGAAAATATCAACTGATAACCTTCTGCAAAATGTATGTTGACTAGATCTAGGGCACAATATGGTCACATCTGGGCAATTTCTTGCAAATTTCCGACACCCTTTAAATGTACTTAAAATGCATATTTCTTTCCAAAACACCATCAACTTACTCAAAACAACTCACAAGCATGTACTGGCCTATCCTGATTGATTTAAGACTTCTCAAGATTATAAGGACACATTTTAAACCCAATTTGCACatgaaattatattaaataaatggtaaaaaaaaatataaaaaataacatatattagtATGGTAAGCATCATAAAAATCTAACACCCACATTATGGGAAAAAGTTAAGACGATTAGTTACTAGGTAATGCATAAATAGACTAACCGATTTCATTCTTGAACCAAACTAATTGTGGCCCATGTTATATGATTGCAAACTAGATCACTAATTCGCACAAGCATGTTTTTTACTATgctatttaacaattaaatgcaAAACTAATTATCACAAATTATaagttaatatttaaaaaagcaAAGTACATATACAAGGTTGATCAAGCCAAATATAAATTCAGAGCATAGAAATTCAAATAGATCAAGAATCACAAGCATTCAATAAGGAATTTAGAAATTACAAGTCCTCACAACCAAAATACAATTGAGTTTCTTCTTATTCCTACGCTAGAAGGCTTACCTTAACCACCAATGATCATCATTAAGCTCGAAAGATGATAAAAATCAGTCCGAAAGTAGTAAAATAGAGTTATTATGAtggagaaaaggaaagaaatcgagagagatgaagaaatttagaattCATCTGACCTAAAAGAGGAAAATAGCTATTTATATCAAATCGACAACATCCCACATTGTCCAAAAGTCTCCAATGATTTGTAACGTCGATCGACATTGTGCTGATCTTCACTCTTTAAGAGAATTATGATGCTGTGCTAAGCTACTGTCCTCAAGTGTCATGCGTGAGCATTGCAACATTGGTCCCAGGAACATTTTGGTAATTTGATAGTCTCTTTGGTTTGATTGTTGAATTAGAGATTCAAATGGTTTATTTTAGCTCAATTTTCGTCCAAATGCCAACGAATTTGAATTAAGCGAACGAAATAGTACATTTCAAGTgctatcaaatttaattttatattctttCAAGTATTATAGgagaatataaaatttgaaggTCAAAATTATTTCAGTGAACTAGTAGTCTAGTACTGTTGTATGGTTAAAAATGGGGTCATCTTTCctagaaaacaaaatattaatacatgaataatttataaacaaatCTGAGTTTGACATTAAAATTTGATCaaaggttttctttttcttctttgaaatAGGGTATTGTTTGTTGTTGGTGGAGAACAGGTCAGGATTCGCACGTGATAAATGTCTGCAGTGGATTTCTATGTAAATATCTTACCCACCGACTCACCCTCCATACTGCCCCCCATGTCCCACTTTTACTATCAAACtaattgattatatattatattaataattgaTGGATCTGATTAAATgttcttttgaatttaatatCATTAGTTCTTTTAatgtttgttttcaaaactGTAAATATTACAAACAAAAATTACCCCAcggtaaacaaaatttaaaatgatttttttttgggaaaaaatgacaaattttatatttagaatTTTGCTTATTTTATGTTGTTTTTGAATTTCATCCAGATTAAAAATATCGATGTCAATGAAAATATCGAGATCTTGATTACGAAAAGTTTtatgaaaattgttataattagccAATGAAACTTTAGGTGTGGGTGATTTAGACTAtaattgataatttttaatcatcattCCTATAAAGTAAGACAATGTTTAGATGTATACCACGATAGACATGTATTATTGATAGATATCTTCACAGTCTaccattgatagacaatgatattttgctacacttgaaaatattttcaataggtTTACCAGTTAATAAAATCACctctaattaattataaattatttattataaaatgaagtgaatacaaaaataaaaaatcataacataacataataagaatagaaaaatcataacattaaacataaaaagaTACAAAAAGCATAACATTAAACAAAACAtaacataattgaaaaaaaataaaaagaaaactctATGGTAGATAGAactcaagagaaaatgagaggaatATTAGAAAATtcacattaattcaaatttgaggtgtgaaaattcaatgaaaaatatttgaatgaaatatgtggtttcttaaaaataaaaaatttttatggtaaaagagaaaaaaactttCCATACACTCTCCTTGAACTAGCATAGCTAATTGTTAAAAAAACCTCAAAATTTCGAGATTTTCATGGAAATATCGAAATATCaatgaaatttagaaatttaaagaaatcgGGGAAGAAACGATATTTTTTCTatcaaaatcttgaaatttgGACCAAAATTTTCCAACTATAATTCTATCCATATTGGTGGCTTCTTAGATTTTTGGCATTAAATGTATCTGTAACATTATTATCATCTATCACTATTTATGATGCATTTGGTATTgtattttctttctccaataaattgtatataattcccatatcatcaacattttaaaaagttatttaatcATAGTTATGAAAGTTTAATATAACGTTTAATACTTTAATATTATTGAACATATAAGAAACCAAtataatgtaaattttttttttcaagaatctattaaatataaaaattgagaatttaaaaaatatatataaacacaaatataaaaatttatagacTAAACTTGTATATACGTATTTAAATCTAACAAGAAATTGTGGATCTTAAATACATGTGGGAAAGTGAAAGTTAAGTTTGTAGCATTTAATGGACCAGATCTagcaataaaagaaataaaaagggaAAGAGCAGACTCGGATAATTGGGACCGGTGATCGTGGCCGTCCATTTAATTGGGAGTGTGAAGAATGATAAGATAGGCCCCACAAAAGCTCTCAATCTTGTGTTTTGTCCGTAATAATCATCGAGTTGTTCAAATCAAAGCGCGTGCGGGCCCACTCCCCCCTCCTAATCCGACGTCGTTTTTGTGTTCACCGAAACGcgaagtttaaaattaaatacaaacaaaacaaaCGAGTGAGATTTGGTTtggattatcaactcatttaaattagattgaatttgaataaataaaaatttatgaattgaATTGATTTATGAATTTAATCTGAACCAATTcgaattttattattatatttaaaaaaaatatatttttattttatttaattattttttttaaatttattctaccATAgctcttaaaaataatttattaacacTTTGAAAAGCAATTCAATGGGTGTGATTTAGATTGAATTATCAACTAatttgaattgaattgaatttgaataaatcaaaatttatggaTTGAATTGGTTTATAaattcacctaatataacccaaaccaataTGAATCCATCCgagttttattattatctttaaaatatatattttttattatttataataatttattctataacaactcttaaaattagtttattaacactttgaaaagaaaattttcattatataaattgaaattggatTGTAAATCTTAATTTagtatattaaaataatatttcattttacttctttttagatttttttaaaataaatgactCGAGTAATTTGAACCAACccaatcaaaatattttatggtttgattgagttgagttcattttttttaataaaaactattttgattgaaaaaatttacaagatGAATAATTGAATTAGATCTAAAAAGACCGACAACCCAATTGACGAACACGTCTAGTATTGTATAAGAGTTTTGGGACATCTCAAGTTATACCTACGTTTGTGTATCTCTCTTCACCatctacataaaaaaaatattaaaatattttttaaaaaagcaaaATTTATTATGTAAAGATAAATACCGTCTGGTATGGTATGCAgctaagtttttatttttatttgttataatgtattgAGGCCCAGTGTAGAGTAGACCGAGATCTCAAGtccaattatttattttatatttaggtAATTAGAGTAGacataattgattaatttaattgaaattaaacaaatatacaaatattGGGGGGAGAGAGAGAGGCGGAGACGTGTGTGTTGTGGAGGGCAGTACGCTTCCGTTTCGGTCTTACGCAGCTCCGAACAATTCGAAGTTCCTATAATTTTCACTTTCTACTCACACACATACAGATCTATGGCTTTTTGTTCTTCCAGCTTCTCCTAGCTTTTCTCACTTTAGttattcttcttccttctctcttcCATTTCCATTCAGATCCCACTCGGATTTTCCATTTCTGCAACTCCCCTTTCTTGTTTCTTCTGATTTTGTTGCCGATTCTGTGGCCTCAATTGGCCCCGCTTCTTGCCATTGGTGAGAGATCTCATTCCCCcttttctctttccttttctGTTTCTTAATCACTCATTCTTTGCATCTTTCATTTACTTTACCTTGTTTCTGTGTTGATCTGAGTCTTGaaatcttgaaaaaaatattatttgtttGTTGTCGGTGGGTGGGTTGCTGGGGCTGCTCAATTTTTATTGGATATTTAGTTGGATTATATTACACTCTTAATTATACTACACTTGTATCAATTTcactttttttgtttcttagaGGTCAAGGGTAGTTGTATAATTAAAGAGTGGGGATGCGAAATTTACAAGGTGAATTATTGGTATTTGTTGTCTTTTTCACCACTTCTTGTCACAGATCTGGGTGGATCCaggttttgtttcattttttataatagaTAATTTTAGGATTGATTACTTGGGAATTGCTATTACAAGACAACCTAGAGGAACATGCTTATGAATGAATTCTTGAGAACAAGGCTTTCTCTGGTTCATATGGAATGAGAGGAATCATCGCATCTTTGAGGACAAGGAATCGGACttcacattttctttttttatcaccttttgtatacatttttttcttggtgtaaattcacttttttttttttttttttttttagtgattaCAACCTCACATCTCCTATACTGTCCTAGAATAGTATGATGTAAATTTTCATGGGACATGTtgcatttttgtaatttcatacatcaGTAAAATTAAGATTGAATgtttctcataaaaaaaaatgcttacgagtgaattttcatcaatttgCATAGGGCTTCTTTATATTTTGCTCgaaatgtttttcttttgttgtttgGCTGCTCATCTATAACGAAGCAATTGTGTGGAAATCATACAGGCGCATTATGGCACCCAAACCAAGTTCAGCAGATGGTAGGACCAGGAGCTCTATCCAAATTTTTATAGTTGTAGGTTTGTGTCTTTTCTTCTACATACTAGGCGCATGGCAGAGGAGTGGATTTGGGAAGGGAGATAGTATAGCTATGGAGATTACTAAGAGTGGATCGGATTGcaatataatttcaaatttaaattttgagacTCATCACGGAGGTGAGGCTGAGAGTAATGAGTTGGTATCAAAATCAAAAATATTTGAGCCATGTGGTGCTCAATACACTGATTATACCCCTTGTCAAGATCAGAGGCGTGCAATGACCTTCCCCAGGAATAACATGATTTATCGTGAGAGACATTGCCCAGCTGAGGAAGAAAAGTTGCATTGCCTGATACCAGCTCCCAAAGGATATGTAACTCCCTTCCCTTGGCCAAAAAGTCGAGATTATGTGCCATTTGCAAATGCCCCATATAAGAGTTTGACCGTTGAGAAGGCTGTGCAGAACTGGATTCAGTATGAAGGCAATGTTTTTAGGTTTCCTGGTGGAGGAACTCAGTTTCCTCAAGGGGCCGATAAGTATATTGATCAACTTGCTGCTGTGATTCCTATAACAAATGGGACAGTTAGGACTGCTCTCGATACTGGTTGCGGGGTATGCTATTCTTGTTATGCTTTATACTTGCTTCTTCCCTACTTTCCTGCGATGGACCTTAAATTCTCTTAGGTttattattcttcttctattgGCTTTTTCCATAGGTTGCCAGTTGGGGTGCGTATCTTCTAAGTAGACATGTGCTAGCCATGTCATTTGCACCACGAGACTCTCACGAAGCACAGGTTCAATTTGCTCTTGAAAGAGGAGTGCCTGCAGTTATTGGTGTTCTGGGTACTATTAAGCTGCCTTATCCATCTAGATCCTTTGACATGGCTCACTGTTCTCGCTGCTTAATCCCTTGGGGTGGAAATGGTGAGAATTAGGATTGGAGCATCTCTCCTGTTAATTGAAACTTATAAAATGTACCTTAGCAAGCAGTGTTGATATTGTTAGAGGTGACATCTAATTTTTGCTGCAGATGGAACATACCTAATGGAAGTTGATCGAGTTTTGAGGCCGGGTGGTTATTGGGTGCTTTCGGGTCCCCCAATCAACTGGAAGACTAATTATAAGTCATGGCAGCGTCCTAGAGATGAACTTGAGGAGGAGCAGAGAAAGATTGAGGATATTGCCAAACTTCTTTGCTGGGAAAAGAAGTTTGAGAAGGGTGAAATTGCTATTTGGCAGAAGAGAGTAAATACTGATTCATGCCCTGACCGACAGGATGATTCTCGTGATATCTTTTGCAAATCTCCAGTATCAGATGATGTCTGGTATAATTGCagtttctatttatagagaaactCTTAATGTAATTGTTACTTTGACTTAACTGTTTTCTGATGTATAAGTTGATGAATTTAGGTATGAAAAAATGGAGACCTGTGTCACTCCATATCCTAATGTTGAGAGCGCTGATGAGGTTGCTGGTGGTGAACTGAAGCCATTTCCTTCAAGGCTTTATGCTGTACCTCCTAGAATTTCTAGTGGATCTGTTCCTGGAATTTCTGTTGAGGACTATCACGAGGACAATAATAAATGGAAGAGGCATGTGAAGGCTTATAAGAAGATCAATAAACTTATTGATACTGGAAGATATCGTAATATTATGGATATGAATGCTGGTTTGGGAAGCTTTGCTGCAGCCCTTGAATCTTCTAAACTATGGGTTATGAATGTTGTACCCACCATAGCTGAGAAGAATACTCTTGGTGTCGTCTTTGAACGTGGATTAATTGGCATCTACCATGACTGGTAAGTGGTATCTCTCTCCTTTGTTCATCTTATTTAATTATCGGTCCATATATAATTATTGTGCAATTGGTTTTAAACTTATGATTTCACCTCGAAATGTGTTTCTTAACAGTCCAGGATAATACAGTTTAAGCATTTTAGGGAAATCTATTTTGAGTCTGCTGATATTTGACGACATTTTTGCTACTTTCACAAAACATATATGTTAAAAACTGTATTTTTAAAGGATAATTTGTTATCAAGTTTTGGTACTTCCTTCTCTTCATTATAATGATTAGTTTctcaattatttaatatattttaccTATTGTATTTTACT
This DNA window, taken from Benincasa hispida cultivar B227 chromosome 6, ASM972705v1, whole genome shotgun sequence, encodes the following:
- the LOC120079709 gene encoding probable methyltransferase PMT2, which produces MAPKPSSADGRTRSSIQIFIVVGLCLFFYILGAWQRSGFGKGDSIAMEITKSGSDCNIISNLNFETHHGGEAESNELVSKSKIFEPCGAQYTDYTPCQDQRRAMTFPRNNMIYRERHCPAEEEKLHCLIPAPKGYVTPFPWPKSRDYVPFANAPYKSLTVEKAVQNWIQYEGNVFRFPGGGTQFPQGADKYIDQLAAVIPITNGTVRTALDTGCGVASWGAYLLSRHVLAMSFAPRDSHEAQVQFALERGVPAVIGVLGTIKLPYPSRSFDMAHCSRCLIPWGGNDGTYLMEVDRVLRPGGYWVLSGPPINWKTNYKSWQRPRDELEEEQRKIEDIAKLLCWEKKFEKGEIAIWQKRVNTDSCPDRQDDSRDIFCKSPVSDDVWYEKMETCVTPYPNVESADEVAGGELKPFPSRLYAVPPRISSGSVPGISVEDYHEDNNKWKRHVKAYKKINKLIDTGRYRNIMDMNAGLGSFAAALESSKLWVMNVVPTIAEKNTLGVVFERGLIGIYHDWCEAFSTYPRTYDLIHAHGLFSLYKDKCNMEDILLEMDRILRPEGAVIFRDEVDVLVKVKKMIGGMRWDAKMVDHEDGPLVPEKVLIAVKQYWVVGGNNSTSH